The proteins below come from a single Spiroplasma endosymbiont of Atherix ibis genomic window:
- a CDS encoding alpha/beta hydrolase gives MNKLLIQKIIDLLNNRNRNNFHIYKNNGYINLLGLYQQAIFEETNDEEIMKLKIKNFKRVEFKSFDSKNLVGIYHLNEKKSKKWIVACHGFSSSKESSAIASYYFNKLGYNIFSFDFRNHGESDDALITMGINEEKDLLSALQYVKKVLKAKEINLIGFSMGAHTVNRFALSNELKKYNIKFAIADSPYFETNKVLKKIINSIGWSVIGNILDKLLVEIYKVYNNKYKINIEEDTLTYKLPLCKNTFPILYLHSKKDIVTDYRDSEKFYNLRKVLKVKDSLNIFQTGEHIRTQILHTEMYWKIVENFINKK, from the coding sequence ATGAATAAACTTTTAATTCAAAAAATTATTGATTTGCTAAATAATAGAAATAGAAATAATTTTCATATATATAAAAATAATGGTTATATTAATTTATTAGGTTTATATCAACAAGCTATTTTTGAAGAAACAAATGATGAAGAAATTATGAAATTAAAAATTAAAAATTTTAAAAGAGTTGAATTTAAATCTTTTGATTCAAAAAATTTAGTTGGTATTTATCATCTAAATGAAAAGAAAAGTAAAAAGTGAATTGTAGCTTGTCACGGATTTTCTTCATCAAAAGAGTCTTCTGCAATAGCAAGTTATTATTTTAATAAATTAGGATACAACATTTTTTCTTTTGATTTTAGAAATCATGGAGAATCTGATGATGCACTAATAACTATGGGAATAAACGAGGAAAAGGATTTACTAAGTGCTTTACAATATGTAAAAAAAGTTCTAAAAGCTAAAGAAATTAATTTAATTGGCTTTTCAATGGGAGCACATACAGTAAATAGATTTGCATTATCAAATGAATTAAAAAAATATAATATTAAATTCGCTATTGCTGATTCACCTTATTTTGAAACAAATAAAGTTTTAAAAAAAATAATAAACTCTATAGGTTGATCTGTAATAGGAAATATTTTAGATAAACTATTAGTTGAAATTTATAAAGTATATAATAATAAATATAAAATTAATATAGAAGAAGATACATTAACTTATAAACTTCCATTATGTAAAAATACATTTCCAATACTTTATTTACATTCTAAAAAAGATATTGTAACAGATTATCGAGATAGTGAGAAGTTTTATAATTTAAGAAAAGTTTTAAAAGTAAAAGACTCATTAAATATTTTTCAAACAGGTGAACACATAAGAACTCAAATATTGCATACTGAAATGTATTGAAAAATTGTTGAAAATTTTATAAATAAAAAGTAA
- a CDS encoding ABC transporter substrate-binding protein, whose translation MSIWYKKTLGLLGLGLAITMISSSVVSCGVASFDAILNRSVSTDKYYTNYIANLTSWNTAHSMQVSDSLIWSNTYDTFLSTDQYGRIFGSLAVSEFGEQSYESKKKILTVGKSENDSKKWTYALREMNWVDNNGNVAYKNADVVEGVKNAAKYALNPKNNSDVSLLWVSFIKGAKKVQEFYSKGETAKVEQLINSNEFGIQSGQEWKGHKTIVFELTKSASYFESLLTYSVFSPIPDTYKTTVNSYKNALFNGAYYAVKADPNSEIVLKKNQNYVLKDSTNIEELHFSYLDDGSSSKKRTLFESGSSSSFELKSDDLKGWDKYIGKGEEKYYEKPNFGSAYETQSPDKAGSFLIIYNYYNSNIDDGSLSSNERENALTASKLLQSSAARAYISTTLDRSEMVRFFSKTIDQPNQNSQMLRNTYTGTGVAADEKLVDYTKYIAAQYESNYKKVSKTITASNDLTALDDGQDPFKDNSEKLVGKTKEQLKEEILKFIKENNLKTQNVKGYNGQRVVLKLILNPKSNTLQNPYINLMIKKFNSISDNPLYIETKTLSSQDEYLTAGSKGTTDLYMSGWSPDYKDPSSFLETIVLKGPYSGYNGTSKLFEEKNKLIEEKKPVIGNNYKLKNESLYTTETKDLLKVFEDYSEDYKKVDTTKNIVTERYEGFAKLEYDFFYRNFLALPTFTKAMPKVWTVSHLTPYKKSYESFGIAEFKFYNVTMDAKLRNREEYIELLKKYKEEKLIISLDWKKGRKGAHWAKETDINGQEI comes from the coding sequence ATGTCAATATGATATAAAAAAACATTAGGATTACTTGGATTAGGGTTAGCAATAACAATGATTTCATCTTCAGTTGTTTCTTGTGGTGTAGCTTCTTTTGATGCTATTTTAAACAGATCAGTTTCAACAGATAAATATTATACAAATTATATAGCAAACTTAACAAGTTGAAATACAGCTCATTCAATGCAAGTATCAGATTCACTTATTTGATCAAATACTTATGATACTTTTCTATCTACAGATCAATATGGAAGAATCTTTGGTTCTCTTGCAGTAAGTGAATTTGGAGAGCAAAGTTATGAGTCTAAGAAAAAAATTTTAACAGTAGGTAAATCTGAAAATGATTCTAAAAAATGAACTTATGCTTTAAGAGAAATGAATTGAGTTGATAATAATGGAAATGTAGCGTATAAAAATGCTGACGTTGTTGAGGGAGTTAAAAATGCAGCAAAATATGCATTAAATCCAAAAAATAACTCAGATGTTTCTCTTTTATGAGTTTCCTTTATAAAAGGAGCTAAAAAAGTACAAGAATTCTATTCTAAAGGTGAAACAGCAAAAGTAGAACAACTTATTAATAGTAATGAATTTGGTATACAAAGTGGACAAGAATGAAAAGGACACAAAACAATTGTTTTTGAACTTACTAAATCAGCTTCTTATTTCGAGAGTTTATTAACTTATTCAGTATTTTCACCAATACCAGATACTTATAAAACAACTGTTAATAGCTATAAAAATGCTTTATTTAATGGAGCTTATTATGCAGTTAAAGCTGATCCAAACTCAGAAATAGTTTTAAAGAAAAATCAAAATTATGTTCTAAAAGATAGTACAAATATAGAAGAGTTACATTTTAGTTATTTAGATGATGGTTCTTCATCAAAAAAAAGAACATTATTTGAATCAGGTTCTAGTAGTTCATTTGAACTTAAATCTGATGATTTAAAAGGATGAGACAAATACATTGGAAAAGGTGAAGAGAAATATTATGAGAAACCAAATTTTGGTTCTGCATATGAAACTCAATCTCCTGATAAAGCTGGTTCATTTTTGATAATTTATAACTATTATAATTCAAACATTGATGATGGTTCATTATCATCAAATGAAAGAGAAAATGCTTTAACAGCTTCAAAATTGTTACAATCATCTGCTGCAAGAGCATATATTTCAACAACTTTAGATAGATCAGAAATGGTGAGATTTTTCTCAAAAACAATTGATCAACCAAATCAAAACTCACAAATGTTAAGAAATACTTATACAGGAACTGGAGTTGCTGCTGATGAAAAGCTAGTTGATTATACAAAATATATTGCAGCTCAATATGAAAGTAATTATAAAAAAGTATCTAAAACTATAACTGCAAGCAATGATTTAACTGCATTAGATGATGGTCAAGATCCATTTAAAGATAATTCAGAAAAATTAGTTGGTAAAACTAAAGAACAATTAAAAGAGGAAATATTAAAATTTATAAAAGAAAATAATTTAAAAACTCAAAATGTAAAAGGTTATAATGGACAAAGAGTTGTTTTGAAACTTATTTTAAATCCAAAAAGTAATACTTTACAAAATCCTTATATTAATTTAATGATAAAAAAATTTAATTCAATTAGTGATAATCCACTTTATATTGAAACTAAGACTTTATCATCACAGGATGAATATCTAACAGCAGGATCAAAGGGAACAACTGATTTATATATGTCAGGTTGATCTCCTGATTATAAAGATCCATCTTCATTTTTAGAAACTATAGTTTTAAAAGGACCTTATTCAGGATATAATGGTACTTCAAAATTATTTGAAGAAAAAAACAAATTAATTGAAGAGAAAAAACCTGTTATAGGTAATAATTATAAGCTTAAAAATGAAAGTTTATATACAACAGAAACTAAGGATTTATTAAAAGTTTTTGAAGATTATTCAGAAGATTATAAAAAAGTAGATACAACAAAAAATATTGTTACAGAAAGATATGAAGGTTTTGCAAAGTTAGAATATGATTTCTTTTATAGAAACTTCTTAGCTTTACCTACATTTACAAAAGCTATGCCAAAAGTTTGAACAGTTAGTCATTTAACTCCATATAAAAAATCATATGAATCTTTTGGAATTGCTGAATTTAAATTTTATAATGTAACTATGGATGCAAAACTTAGAAATAGAGAAGAATATATAGAATTGCTTAAAAAATATAAAGAAGAAAAATTAATAATATCTTTAGATTGAAAAAAAGGCAGAAAAGGTGCTCATTGAGCAAAAGAAACAGATATTAATGGTCAAGAAATTTAA
- the oppF gene encoding oligopeptide ABC transporter ATP-binding protein OppF, translated as MSTNKEVLLNIRDLVIEFRNKGKKFRAVKETSFDIYKREIFGLVGESGSGKTTIGRAIVGVQPLKDGAIYMDDNIVAGRPTSLYKLNKEISKKLENMSYKMNITTREIQSRIDGLKAFYEKFLENQRTLNKEELEKYVKSSRLDYLKNILLENLKYINSIIKNEDRMIKFIDNLNYYVPKVSKKLESSILSKLKETKKAIISMKDNADEIYLQIKEIKNYRESIQEVSADKVDLVVKKILELWKVITDNHKEFLSKLSWAKSLQFQLKALSSPMSKREKYVSYYNSLIYVKRSEFFEECKKQFEKMKQEGIDSSDKEYKKLEYFITDFWSKKNLNLKACKKILKSLSEEKNVNEEINLLISKLKNTDFENSLKELVSNEKNITDKKLESLKTEFEYISKIINKNIIKDKELIETYYSLKGIENMYTPEETESFIDLTEFLELPSIDEIIKESFLFKVQSKEQKRENRKNIQMIFQDPGSSLNDRMAIEEIIAEGMENFPELYKSEEEKELYVKEFNELNPNEKITFDDATPSKVKKNIILKLVNSVGLLTEHLSRYPHEFSGGQRQRVGIARSLAMQPKVIVADEPISALDVSIRAQVLNLFKKFQEKLGITYIFVAHDLSVVRHIADRIAVIYHGQIVEIAPAEELFKNPLHPYTRALLSAIPIPEPELAKKAKLVVYNPEEEHKDYIFDMPYFKEIRKDHFVWANKREISEIKKSLKK; from the coding sequence ATGTCAACAAATAAAGAAGTACTTTTAAATATTAGGGATTTAGTAATTGAATTTCGAAATAAAGGTAAGAAATTTAGAGCTGTTAAAGAAACTAGTTTTGATATCTACAAGAGAGAAATATTTGGTTTAGTTGGAGAATCTGGAAGTGGAAAAACTACAATTGGTAGAGCAATAGTTGGTGTACAGCCTTTAAAAGACGGTGCTATCTATATGGATGATAATATTGTTGCTGGTCGCCCAACAAGTTTATATAAATTAAATAAAGAAATTTCTAAGAAGTTAGAAAATATGTCATATAAAATGAATATAACAACAAGAGAAATTCAATCAAGAATTGATGGATTAAAAGCTTTTTATGAAAAATTTTTAGAAAATCAAAGAACTTTAAATAAAGAAGAATTAGAAAAATATGTAAAAAGTTCAAGATTAGATTATTTAAAAAATATTTTATTAGAAAACTTAAAATATATAAATTCTATTATAAAAAATGAAGATAGAATGATTAAATTTATAGATAATTTAAATTATTATGTACCTAAAGTTTCAAAAAAACTTGAAAGTTCAATTCTTTCAAAACTTAAAGAAACAAAAAAAGCAATTATTTCTATGAAAGATAATGCTGATGAAATTTATTTACAAATAAAAGAAATTAAAAATTATAGAGAATCAATTCAAGAAGTATCTGCTGATAAAGTTGATTTAGTTGTTAAAAAAATTTTAGAATTATGAAAAGTTATTACAGATAATCACAAGGAGTTTTTATCAAAACTTTCTTGAGCTAAATCATTACAGTTTCAATTAAAAGCTCTTTCTTCTCCTATGAGTAAAAGAGAAAAATATGTTAGTTATTACAACTCATTAATTTATGTAAAAAGAAGTGAATTTTTTGAGGAATGTAAAAAACAATTTGAAAAAATGAAACAAGAAGGAATAGATTCATCTGATAAAGAATATAAAAAATTGGAGTACTTTATAACAGATTTTTGATCAAAGAAAAATTTAAATTTAAAGGCATGTAAGAAAATTTTAAAATCTTTATCAGAAGAAAAAAATGTAAATGAAGAAATTAATTTATTAATTTCAAAATTAAAAAATACTGATTTTGAAAATTCTTTAAAAGAATTAGTTTCTAATGAAAAAAATATAACTGATAAAAAATTAGAATCATTAAAAACTGAATTTGAGTATATATCAAAAATAATAAATAAAAATATTATTAAAGATAAAGAACTAATTGAAACATATTATTCTTTAAAAGGTATAGAAAATATGTATACACCAGAAGAAACTGAATCATTTATTGATTTAACAGAATTTTTAGAATTACCTTCAATTGATGAAATAATTAAAGAATCATTCTTATTTAAAGTTCAATCAAAAGAACAAAAAAGAGAAAACAGAAAAAATATACAAATGATTTTCCAAGATCCAGGTTCATCGTTAAATGATAGAATGGCAATTGAAGAAATTATTGCAGAGGGTATGGAAAACTTCCCAGAACTTTATAAAAGTGAAGAAGAAAAAGAGTTATATGTAAAAGAATTTAATGAATTAAATCCAAATGAAAAAATCACATTTGATGATGCAACTCCATCTAAAGTTAAAAAAAATATTATTTTAAAACTTGTTAACTCAGTAGGATTACTTACTGAACACTTATCAAGATATCCTCATGAGTTTTCAGGGGGTCAAAGACAACGTGTTGGTATTGCAAGAAGTTTGGCAATGCAACCAAAAGTTATTGTTGCAGATGAACCAATATCTGCTTTAGACGTTTCAATTAGAGCACAAGTTTTAAACTTATTTAAAAAGTTTCAAGAAAAATTAGGTATTACTTATATTTTCGTTGCTCATGATTTATCAGTTGTTCGCCATATTGCTGATAGAATAGCTGTTATTTATCATGGACAAATAGTTGAAATTGCACCAGCAGAAGAGTTATTTAAAAATCCTCTTCACCCATATACTAGAGCATTGCTATCTGCAATTCCTATACCAGAACCAGAATTAGCTAAAAAGGCAAAATTAGTTGTTTACAACCCAGAAGAAGAACATAAAGATTACATATTTGATATGCCATATTTTAAAGAAATAAGAAAAGATCATTTTGTATGAGCTAATAAGAGAGAAATTAGTGAAATTAAAAAATCACTAAAAAAATAA
- the oppD gene encoding oligopeptide ABC transporter ATP-binding protein OppD, producing the protein MNKENRIISVRDMEVKFQVRGNFLTAIRNVDLDLYDQEILAIVGESGSGKSVITKTFTGMLEANGWISNGSIVYRPNKETLSDENPYFKEPIDIVNLQSPLISKDVIKSIVKINNEKIKELLKEIKQLYKLNPKYKGNLEKQELTKIRLEKYIEQEQNERILSGLNKQLQKIKEELESSLIDEDSILSIKEINNNKYNLLLSKRKEQLIALQENIGFRSNNRHANRVIRHNLKIKAIEETIKIINDNSYRNKLVALKLENILKLEMDINKVKPLNMKIRNTVSKIIEMIEKFIETKEVWNDEQKKYVLNYFLDKKYLNRFENELQTISLSIIQKNTLDKDHFHNILVDWKRIKHSDMVNKMKALKEIRKLRGKTISTIFQDPMTSLNPLLPVGFQITEVLRKQIRLNRKEAKAEAIELLRKVGIPNPEKRFKDIPGRYSGGMRQRVVIAIALAARPKILICDEPTTALDVTIQAQILDLIKELQQEYKFSVVFITHDLGVVAKIADRVAVMYAGQIIEVGTAREIFDDPKHPYTWALLSSLPQLGKKGDDLFSIEGTPPSLFNEIVGDAFAPRNKYALQLDYIKQPPMFKVSETHFAKTWLLDPRSPKVEKPKVLNNLKKRIEEAEKVG; encoded by the coding sequence ATGAATAAAGAAAATAGAATTATATCTGTTCGTGATATGGAAGTTAAATTCCAAGTTAGAGGTAATTTTTTAACTGCTATTAGAAATGTTGATTTAGATTTATATGACCAAGAAATTCTTGCAATTGTAGGAGAATCTGGAAGTGGTAAATCAGTTATTACAAAAACGTTTACAGGTATGTTAGAAGCAAATGGTTGAATAAGTAATGGTTCAATAGTTTATAGACCAAATAAAGAAACATTAAGCGATGAAAATCCTTACTTTAAAGAACCAATTGATATTGTAAACTTACAAAGTCCACTTATTTCAAAAGATGTTATTAAAAGTATTGTTAAAATAAATAATGAAAAAATTAAAGAATTATTAAAAGAAATTAAACAATTATATAAACTAAATCCTAAATATAAAGGCAATTTAGAAAAACAAGAATTAACAAAAATTAGATTAGAAAAATATATTGAACAAGAACAAAATGAAAGAATTTTATCTGGTTTAAATAAACAATTACAAAAAATAAAAGAGGAATTAGAATCTAGCTTAATAGATGAAGATAGTATTTTATCTATCAAAGAAATTAATAATAACAAATATAATTTATTATTATCAAAAAGAAAAGAACAATTAATAGCTCTTCAAGAAAATATAGGATTTAGATCAAATAATCGACATGCTAATAGAGTTATTAGACATAATTTAAAAATTAAAGCTATAGAAGAAACTATAAAAATAATTAATGATAATTCATATAGAAATAAACTAGTAGCATTAAAACTTGAAAATATCTTAAAATTAGAAATGGATATTAATAAAGTTAAACCATTAAATATGAAAATTAGAAATACTGTTTCTAAAATTATTGAAATGATTGAAAAATTCATTGAAACAAAAGAAGTATGAAATGATGAGCAAAAGAAATATGTACTAAATTATTTCTTAGATAAAAAATACTTAAATAGATTTGAAAATGAATTGCAAACTATATCTTTGTCAATAATTCAAAAAAATACTTTAGATAAAGATCATTTTCACAATATTTTAGTTGACTGAAAAAGAATTAAACACAGTGATATGGTAAATAAAATGAAAGCTCTAAAGGAAATTAGAAAATTAAGAGGTAAAACTATATCAACAATTTTTCAAGATCCTATGACTTCATTAAACCCACTATTACCTGTTGGTTTTCAAATTACAGAAGTATTAAGAAAACAAATACGATTAAATAGAAAAGAAGCAAAAGCAGAGGCTATTGAATTATTAAGAAAAGTTGGAATTCCAAATCCAGAAAAACGTTTTAAAGATATTCCTGGAAGATATTCAGGGGGAATGCGCCAAAGAGTTGTTATTGCAATTGCTCTTGCTGCAAGACCTAAAATATTGATTTGTGATGAACCTACAACAGCACTTGATGTTACAATTCAAGCTCAAATTCTTGATTTGATTAAAGAATTACAACAAGAATATAAATTCTCAGTAGTATTCATTACTCATGATTTAGGAGTAGTTGCTAAAATAGCAGATAGAGTTGCAGTTATGTATGCTGGACAAATTATTGAAGTTGGAACAGCAAGAGAAATCTTTGATGATCCAAAACACCCTTATACATGAGCACTATTATCTTCATTACCTCAATTAGGTAAAAAAGGTGACGATTTATTTTCAATTGAAGGAACACCTCCATCACTATTTAATGAAATTGTGGGAGATGCATTTGCTCCAAGAAATAAATATGCATTGCAATTAGATTATATTAAACAACCACCAATGTTTAAGGTTTCTGAAACTCATTTTGCAAAAACATGATTGCTTGATCCAAGATCTCCAAAAGTAGAAAAACCAAAAGTTTTAAATAACTTAAAAAAACGAATAGAAGAAGCAGAAAAGGTAGGATAA
- the oppC gene encoding oligopeptide ABC transporter permease OppC produces the protein MEQKQYTNEEMNSIDGSLFKIIGAKHEEAEKITNKPYSYWKSVFARVSKSKTFIISLFLLIVIIIMAFSIGIGKEPVPIERPGFDYEAPSWQHIFGLGQFGEDLWTKMWIGARTTLIFTFFIASIQIILGILLGSIWGFFSKLDLIFIEITRFLTLIPSLILWLIIIFLFGGTTSIPVLIFGISLTSWITLAAVIRVQIMLVRNAEYNIASKVLGTPSSKIIRKNIMPKILPIVIQTSTFAIPTAIAIDALLAYYNFGFVTNTLDQASLGSILNELLSGSDWEVYPHLLIIPVAFVGGISLLFFLAGKVFADSLDPKTHR, from the coding sequence ATGGAACAAAAACAATATACAAATGAAGAAATGAATTCTATAGATGGTTCACTCTTCAAAATAATTGGTGCAAAGCACGAAGAAGCAGAAAAAATTACAAATAAACCATACAGTTATTGAAAATCAGTATTTGCTAGAGTTAGCAAATCAAAAACATTTATTATTTCATTATTTTTATTAATAGTAATAATTATAATGGCATTTTCAATTGGTATTGGTAAAGAACCTGTACCAATTGAAAGACCAGGATTTGACTATGAAGCACCAAGCTGACAGCATATATTTGGTCTAGGGCAATTTGGAGAAGATTTATGAACTAAAATGTGAATTGGAGCAAGAACAACATTGATATTTACTTTCTTTATTGCTTCAATTCAAATAATATTGGGAATATTATTAGGTTCAATTTGAGGATTTTTCTCAAAATTAGACTTAATATTTATTGAAATTACAAGGTTTTTAACTCTTATTCCTTCACTAATCTTATGATTAATAATTATTTTCTTATTTGGAGGAACTACATCGATTCCAGTATTAATATTTGGTATATCACTTACCAGTTGAATTACTTTAGCAGCTGTTATTAGGGTTCAAATTATGCTTGTAAGAAATGCTGAATATAATATTGCATCAAAAGTATTAGGAACACCAAGTTCAAAAATTATTAGAAAAAATATTATGCCAAAGATTTTACCAATAGTTATTCAAACATCAACATTTGCAATACCAACAGCTATAGCTATTGATGCATTACTTGCATACTATAACTTCGGATTTGTAACTAATACATTAGATCAAGCGTCTTTAGGATCAATATTAAATGAATTGTTATCTGGATCAGATTGAGAAGTGTATCCACACTTATTAATTATTCCTGTAGCATTTGTTGGGGGAATATCATTATTATTCTTCTTGGCAGGTAAAGTATTTGCCGATTCATTAGATCCTAAAACACATAGATAG
- the oppB gene encoding oligopeptide ABC transporter permease OppB codes for METKVNGSESNSDKSKNSLLEMFDEISLTEEVKQTKTSHWNTIKSVFRRSNASFDEFMQKNPLLSYSIKRIIYAFITLYIAIAFVFVILRIVTTDGAYLSDIDLAKHGIVYGTPEYERLLENRMKMFGVFGPMIQQMFIYLRNITPFIPKTILQNPIIDDQTQAITGNPVTMWFYLGVFMNKASGGVPGTLVQDAFAKSIPISFKIGGIAVALSYFLGVPLGILAAKNKEKSADNAINGTSLIISAIPALVIIGLLYKMSIYVFGAQGSFEGSNFETKIWIVIGVMLLIMPKIIVDTRRFVLDEMTADYAKFALSKGLSEKYVFYVHIFRNAGVRLIKTLPEVFILTLFGSSILVERHWSVDGMSKFILNGVANKDTFVVLGYIFVSASAGVFSSLIGDLLLATLDPRIKLTK; via the coding sequence ATGGAAACAAAAGTTAATGGCTCAGAGTCAAACAGTGATAAAAGTAAAAACTCCCTTTTGGAAATGTTTGATGAAATTAGTTTAACTGAAGAAGTTAAGCAGACAAAAACTAGCCATTGAAATACTATAAAAAGTGTATTTAGACGTTCAAATGCATCTTTTGATGAATTTATGCAAAAAAATCCACTTTTATCATATTCTATTAAAAGAATAATTTATGCATTTATAACGTTATATATTGCAATTGCATTTGTGTTTGTAATATTAAGAATTGTGACTACTGATGGTGCATATTTATCAGATATTGATTTAGCAAAACATGGTATTGTATATGGTACTCCAGAATATGAAAGACTACTAGAAAATAGAATGAAAATGTTTGGTGTGTTTGGACCAATGATTCAACAAATGTTTATTTATTTAAGAAATATTACACCATTTATACCTAAAACAATTCTTCAAAATCCTATAATTGATGATCAAACTCAAGCTATAACAGGAAATCCAGTTACAATGTGATTTTATTTAGGAGTATTTATGAATAAAGCTAGTGGTGGTGTTCCTGGAACACTCGTTCAAGATGCTTTTGCTAAATCAATTCCTATATCATTTAAAATTGGAGGAATTGCTGTTGCATTATCATATTTTTTAGGAGTACCATTAGGTATTTTAGCTGCTAAAAATAAAGAAAAGTCAGCTGATAATGCAATTAATGGAACAAGCTTAATTATTAGTGCTATTCCAGCATTAGTTATAATAGGTTTGTTATATAAAATGTCAATATATGTATTTGGAGCTCAAGGATCATTTGAAGGATCAAATTTTGAAACAAAAATATGGATAGTTATTGGAGTAATGTTATTAATTATGCCAAAAATTATAGTAGATACTAGAAGATTTGTTTTAGACGAAATGACTGCTGATTATGCTAAATTTGCATTATCAAAAGGATTAAGTGAGAAATATGTTTTCTATGTACATATTTTTAGAAATGCAGGAGTTAGATTAATTAAAACTCTACCAGAAGTATTTATATTAACATTATTTGGATCAAGTATATTAGTGGAAAGACACTGATCAGTTGATGGTATGAGTAAATTTATTCTTAATGGTGTAGCTAATAAAGATACATTTGTTGTTTTAGGATATATATTTGTATCAGCTTCAGCAGGAGTATTCTCAAGTCTAATTGGAGACTTGCTACTTGCTACATTAGATCCAAGAATAAAATTAACAAAATAG
- the ftsZ gene encoding cell division protein FtsZ — MSTKLEFNQNAKIKVIGVGGGGCNAVNRMVDDNVQGVEFIVANTDAQVLSSSTASTKIILGQEVSKGLGAGANPEIGKQAAIETEEEIKKALQGSDLIFVAAGMGGGTGTGAAPEIARIAMETGALVIAIVTKPFRFEGRLRNSYAVQGLNELRKYVDSIIVISNDRLLEIIGGIPVQDSFREADNILKQGVQTITDLIAVPAVINLDFADVRTVMKGKGNALFGIGIGSGEDKAIEAANKAITSSLLETSIRGAKDAIINVTGGKTVSLNDAYDAVDIVQQASGEDVNIIFGIAINEHLDDDLIVTVIATGFDDEYIPPKIISDNSSQKSNEKKHLSSQQASYQKEPIETVYEQRTSFIANQDKRPEYVKQMEEENKQDQDRLVQWNQENVDLEPKVAQKIEDSVEDEDFPTFLRKKW, encoded by the coding sequence ATGTCTACAAAATTAGAATTTAATCAAAATGCCAAGATTAAAGTAATTGGTGTTGGAGGAGGAGGTTGCAACGCTGTTAACAGAATGGTTGATGATAACGTTCAAGGTGTTGAATTTATTGTTGCAAATACTGATGCTCAAGTTTTATCTTCAAGTACTGCTTCAACTAAAATAATTTTAGGTCAAGAAGTATCAAAAGGATTAGGTGCTGGAGCAAATCCTGAAATTGGAAAACAAGCTGCAATTGAAACAGAAGAAGAAATTAAAAAAGCATTACAAGGATCAGATTTAATATTTGTTGCTGCAGGAATGGGTGGTGGAACAGGTACTGGTGCTGCTCCCGAAATAGCAAGAATAGCTATGGAAACTGGAGCTTTAGTTATTGCTATTGTTACAAAACCATTCAGATTTGAAGGAAGATTAAGAAATTCTTATGCTGTTCAAGGGTTAAATGAATTAAGAAAGTATGTTGATTCAATTATTGTTATTTCAAATGATAGATTATTGGAAATTATTGGTGGAATTCCAGTTCAAGACTCATTTAGAGAAGCTGATAATATTTTGAAACAGGGAGTTCAAACAATTACAGATTTAATTGCAGTTCCTGCTGTAATTAACTTAGACTTTGCTGATGTAAGAACTGTTATGAAAGGTAAAGGAAATGCTTTATTTGGAATTGGAATTGGTTCAGGAGAAGATAAGGCAATTGAAGCTGCAAATAAAGCTATCACATCATCTTTATTAGAAACTTCAATTCGTGGAGCTAAAGATGCAATTATTAACGTAACTGGGGGAAAAACTGTTTCGTTAAATGATGCATATGATGCAGTAGATATTGTTCAACAAGCAAGTGGAGAAGATGTAAATATAATTTTTGGTATAGCAATAAATGAACATTTAGATGATGATCTAATTGTTACTGTTATTGCAACAGGATTTGATGATGAGTACATACCACCAAAAATTATAAGTGATAACTCTTCACAAAAATCTAATGAAAAAAAGCATTTATCAAGTCAACAAGCTTCTTATCAAAAAGAACCAATTGAAACTGTTTATGAGCAAAGAACTTCATTTATAGCAAATCAAGATAAAAGACCAGAATATGTAAAACAAATGGAAGAAGAAAATAAACAAGATCAAGATAGATTGGTTCAATGAAATCAAGAAAATGTTGATTTAGAACCTAAAGTTGCACAAAAAATTGAAGATTCAGTTGAAGATGAAGATTTTCCAACATTTTTAAGAAAAAAATGATAA